The genomic DNA cacagataaagggagtgctcctaatctcagtttaaGAGTGTGCTCTTAATCTCacctcgttacctgtataaaaagacctctgggagccagaaatctttgattgagagggggtcaaatacttacttccctcattaaaatgcaaatccatttataacatttttgacatgctttTATCTGGATTTCTGTTATTCTGTcgctcactgttcaaataaacctaccgtTAAAATtctagactgatcatttctttgtcagtgggcaaacgtacaaaatcagcaggggctcaaatactttttcccccctCACTGTACATACAACCTCAATTGGgcgggccgaccaaccagtgctcccgcacattggctaaccgggctatctgcattgtgtcccacccaccacccccacttttacactactgctactctctgttcatcatatatgcatagtcactttaaccatatctacatactacctcaaatcagcctgactaacaggtgtctgtatgtttgcctcgctacttttatagcctcgctactgtatatagcctgtctttttactgttttatttctttacttacctattgttcacctaatacctttttttgcactgttggttagagcctgtaagtaagcatttcactgtaaggttgttgtattcggcgcacgtgacaaataaactttgatttgactgGTTTTCCACACCCCTACTTAAAGGAtagctgtattcccagtcatgtgaaatccatagattagggcccaattGATTTAAATGGAccgatttctttatatgaactgtaattgttgtgtttatattttttttcaGTGTATATCAAATGTCCCCTTGCCATGGTAGGCTAGAAAGACCGCAATTGAAATGACTGTTTACCTGTGCAACCTCATCCCTGGAGTTCCATTTCACTGCCAGGAGAATCTTGGGCAGTATCTCCGGGATACTGACGCAGTAATGTCTACAGTGAGAGAAAAATAGCAAACATTTGAATGTAGAAAATTGCTTTCCTCCATTAAGATCACACACTTCTCAAATCATGAGCAGCACACATATTATTATAACCAGTACCTTGAGCAAGTAACCAAACTATTTCAGGTGTAAGAAATGTTGGATAAATCTTACATGGGATTTGTTTATGCTTTTTTCATAATATAAATATATGCATTTGTTGATAAAGCACACAAGAGTAATACCTGTGCCTCCAGAGGAAGTCCTTCTCCTGCTCAGTTATTTCAGACAGTGGGTCTCTGTTACACACCAGGCGCAGCTGTTCGTTGTCGCTGTCCGTCAGAGGGTTGTCCCTTGCCAGTCTGTTACTCTGCAATAGAGAACATTATGCTGCTTATTAAAACTACAGTACTGGTGGAAAGCAGGGTCACATTTAATAATCACTCAGTTGTAAAAGGTTTCGCAATAGAAAACGAAACCCGAGTTCATATTGGACACACCGGTTCACACCTGGTTCAAAGCATTTTGTTCATGTTTTATGCATCATGAACATGTCACCAGTATCTCCTGGGGCATctctagtacacacacacacaacttgtcAACAGCATTAACCCTTTGACATGTACGATCACATTTGTGATAATTGTTGAGTGGTCCCTGCAGCATACCGTTGCAAATATGTGATTGAAACAGTAGCAACCAAACACGTCTAAACAGCATTGTTGTCTGAAAAGcatctaaacaatgttttgtaTTGATGGGAAATAAAAGGTCTTTACAACTTTATCCCTAAATTTCACCTTttgtttaaattgtattttttttaaagtgaacTTCAGCCAAATCATACAGAAGACATCCACATTCATGACATAAACCAGTATAAACAGGTTTTGcagatttgtttatttatttaaagcCACTAACTTAACAGCTAGACTTGTTTACAATGTACCACATCTCTGGTAAGCACAAGGGAGTAATATTGTTTAGAAAATAGATGCGTGGGAGCTAAGCTAACAGCAGCTAAATTCTTTATGATGGCAGCCATGTTGGTTTATGTTTGACAAGCGAAAACTCCCTAATCACAGAATGCCTTTGACTACAAGATGCAAATAAACAAAGTCAAAGATGGCTGCTCCCATTGCATGAAAAAGATTAACTTATTTGTAATGTTCTGAAAAGTGGCCAAACTGTTTGATGTAAAAACATTATCACCTCACAGGTCATCACTACAAATACAAGCTAGCCTAACTGTAGCGCGAGAATTAAACACAGATGAAACCCTTTTAGGGGGGTTTATGATGCAGGAAATATTACTATGAGGGATTTATCAATCAAAGGGGGGCAAACACAGAAATTCATACACTAAATAAAAATCCTGAGGTACCATATATACAATTGGATGCCACGTTCATGGGAACTCTGAACATCCGACTTTAGTGCATTGAAGACAACTGTTAACTTAGGGGGGAGCTCAGGCTGGGAAAAATGCCAACTCTGAATTGCAACtcgggaactcaggcctctttctagagctcagactttccgacctgaagatcactcaCGTCACGATTTGACCGCATATTTTTCAGAGTTCCATCAGTCAAGTGAACTATCCCATCACCccgttaaaaaaaataaaaaataaaaaaaaataaaaaaagacgttttataacatctttggtctgacaaccagaatgcattgtataatgTCAACGAATATGGTGCCACACATAGCTGGCAAACAGCTTAGCGCATCATAATAAGAACAACCttttaacaacaaaaaaaagtattttatacACATCatgtgtccattacaatctatgcaagaatcaGAAAGCATGATTTGTCACCAGCAGCtgaaaacatacagtaccagtcaaaagttgacacacctactcattcaagggtttctttattttctacattgtagaataatagtgaagacatcaaaactatgaaataacacattgaatcatgtataaaaaataaaaaaaagtgttaaacaaagcttcaaacataaattgtccgcaacagtgaaatgggctactACTTTTGTGAATTAATAAagaggcggaacacacctcaacTGTTAGAAAATTAAACCTgtccgaaaataatttttaattgacatagcctatagataattagTAGGCAGcgtgccttggtttgagggcagcaCGGGTTAAATGTCCTGCTGTGTAACAATCACATTTTGTAACAGTGAGTACATTCAGACATCACGAGCatgacttttttttattttatttttaaatacacTTGTGCGACTGTCACACAAGATATTTGGAACTCATACGTGAAAAGGTTAAATCATTacaacagatatatatatatatatacatacaatgTCAATATTGACTTAGACCAAACAAAAACACTTGGGACTTACCAAACCGGTGTGGCAATAGTTAAAGCCCAGCTCCCGGGATATGTTCCAGTTGGCGTGCTCCTCGATGGCCGGCATGTCGGGGAACTTCACTGGGTTACTGAAGTGGTCAAACTCCAGCTCCAGGCAAGGGGTTTCCTGTGGGCCCAGAGCAATATAATGGAAAGGTCATTTGGGGTCATCCAAAAGGGCTTATGAGAACAACGGCACCCTATTATTGTGGGATTAACTTGTGTGTCAATGAGTAATTAATAAAGATGGATAAGAGGCTTAGACAGTGAGAGGGGAGATGCAGATTATTTCTAACtgtagctttgtgtgtgtgtgtgtgtgtgtgtgtgtgtgtgtgtgtgtgtgtgtgtgtgtgtgtgtgtgtgtgtgtgtgttccaatgcATGTCTTTCCATATGcgtgtgtagctagctagcctacACCTCAGACCTTGTTCGGATTGGAGCCGGTGACTCCGATAGCATTGAGCAGGTCTTCCAGGCCGTGGGGCACAGGCCATAGGTTGAGGGCCATCTTTCCAGCCACCAGCGTGTGGGTGTAATCAAACAGGTTGATGTTTCCCCAGGCTAGTGGACAGTGCTCCTGCAGCAACATTAGCACAATGATGGATTGTAGTCAATGTATGGAGTTGCATTGAAATTGGGATCAATGTAAAATCGAGGTTAAAAATGTGTAAAGAGGATATAGAATCCCAAGCTATACAAGTACGAGATTGAAAGCTATTGTTGTGCAAAGAAAAACCCATGTGACACACAAGTAGGATTTGTCAAAGCCAGGAAAGTGAGTGGTACTGTTCAGATCAATTACACTACCCAAACACCAAATTCATTTACTTTTTCCACGTCTCCATGTATTCCCCAATCATTATTAATCTACACAAGGTATCTCAAACTGACTGGCGGCCCGGAGGCCACATCAGGCCCAAAAGCTGTTTCCCTCCAGCctccatgacaacagtaacacCGACATTAACTCAAAATACCTGGGGGCCAAAGACCTGATTTACACTATTGATACTTTGGTCAAACCAAAGTAACTATTTTCTGTCAGAAACAACAAATTCCTGAAACCGGTGGGCAGGAGGGAGAGCTCACCTCTTTGGCCCCCTTCCTCCCTTTCACAGAACAGATTGACAGACAGAGTCGGGCAGCGCGGGGGATGTCTGGAATGTACATGTCGTAGTTCAGCCACTCGTTCCACCTTGGATGTACAACAAAAACATTCTCTCAAACAGACATCCCTATGAAGCTAACATTAAGTAGGCTACACTACAGTATGTGATTTAGCAAGTACTTAATTAAGAAAGTAATTTATTATGGATGCAGGATGGCATACCTGGGGTTTGAGCACGGCACGCGCTGAGTGTTCACGTTGTCACACAGCTGCTCCCCACCGTGGTAAATCCCAGTCCGGACGTAGATCTAGATCAATAGCAGAGACACACATGAATAATTTACATAGATGTCTTTGATAGAAAACCTTTATTGCACTACTAAAAAACAACAATGACATCCAGAACATTTGGGCCCCAAACGTGATCTAAAATGTAGTTCCCCTTCTCCACGAGGACCTGCACTGAACACAACTGACAACCGGGATCAGTGAGGATTTTTTTGAGGGAAACAGGGAGGTTCTACTTGAACTTGTTTAATAAGAACATGGGTTtttgttttccattgcaaaacattCTGATACGCCCTAGTGAACACCACCCAAAGGTCCTCAAGTACAGTACCTTGTCAATGTCCCTGATGTTGACATTGACGTAGGTGGCACACAGTATCCTTATCCTCAGAGTGCCGTTGATGGTCCACAGAGACTTGGTGGCCGTCTCGCCGTTCATGTAGGGAGTGGCCGTGGAGATGCGTCGGGCATACGAGGGCATGGTAAAGGTGTCGATGGGCAGCTGTGAGTACAGACTGTCCTTGGCCATTAGCATGAGGTTGGGCATGCGCCCCAGCATGATGCAACTCCTTACGTACTGCGAAGGAAAGGCAATagacattagaacattagacgcTACACCAAGCGAGAGGTATTAAACATTCAAGAATGGAAAACATTGTTTTGCACAGTTGCTATTACCTGTGTAACATTGCTTgctagtagaggtcgaccgattaatcggaatggacgaCTAATtaagggccgatttcaagttttcctaacaatcggaaatctgtatttttggacaccgattaggccgattttttttctcttttttttttacacaattatttaactaggcaagataaagaacacattcttattttcaatgactgcctaggaacactgggttaactgcctgttcaggggcagaacgacagatttttaccttgtcagctccgggattcaatcttgcaaccttacagttaactagtccaacgctctaaccacctgcctcacgaagagcccgcctgttacgcgaatgcagtaagaagccaaggtaagttgctagcaagcattaaacttatcttataaaaacaatcaatcataatcactagttataactacacatggttgatgatattactagtttatctagcgtgtcctgcgttgcatatagtCGATGGAACgcagggggatgatttaacaaaagcgcatttgcgaaaaaagcacaatcgttgcacgactgtacctaaccataaacaccaatgcctttcttaaaatcaatacacagaagtatatatttttaaacctgcatatttagctaaatgAAATCCAGGTTagtaggcaatattaaccaggtgaaattgtgtcacttctcttgcgttcattacatgcagagtcagggtatatgcaacagtttgggcagccttgctcgttgcgaactaatttgccagaattgtacgtaattatgacataacattgaaggttgtgcaatgtaacaggaatatttagacttagggatgccatccgttagataaaatacggaacggttccgtatttcactgaacgaataaatgttttgttatcGAAATGACAGTTTcaggatttgaccatattaatgaccaaaggctcacatttctgtgtgttacattataattaagtctatgatagagcagtctgagcgatggtaggcaccagctatcttgtaagcattcattcaaacagcacttttgtgtgttTTGCCAACAGCTCTtccctgtgcttcaagcattgtgcCTTTTATGACTTCATGCCTATCAACTCCCAAAATTAGgctagtgtaaccgatgtgaaatggctagctagttagcggggtgcgcgctaatagcgtttcaagcATTATTTGCTCTGAGACtcggagtagttgttccccttgctctgcatgggtaacgctgcttcgagggtggcggTTGTCGaagtgttcctggttcgagcccaggtaggggcgaggagagggacagaagctatactgttacactggcaatactaaagtgcctataagaacatccaatagtcaaaggtatatgaaatacaaatggtatagagatatagtcctataaatacaaccttaaacctcttaccttggaatattgaagtctcatgttaaaaggaatcaccagctttcatatgttctgagcaaggaacttaaacattatcttttttttattttttttattaaatggcacatattgcacttttacgtctccaacactttgtttttgcattatttaaaccaaattgaacatgtttcattatttatttgaggctaaatagatttttattgatgtattatattaagttaaaataagtgttcattcagtattgttgtaattgtcattattacaactaAATTTTTCAAAAAATGTCAggttaatcggtatctgcttttttgggtcctccaataatcggtacaGGTTATCCAATTATACTCTGTCGACCTCTACTAGTTAGTCATTGGACAGTCATTCAAACACGCTACAGACAGGATTCAAAGAAAGAATGTCCTCATTCTTTTTCAAAGACAAAGTTTCAAATCACAGACTGTCGTCAAAAAAAGCTTTTTGGGAATTTCTTCTTTCGATTCGCTTATATTCAAAAAACACACAGGCAAGAGACTAACAACAGATGTTGGAATGTATCCCTATTCAAGATAAGGAGTAGGCATCAGAGCAGTGTGTGTTTACcttgtattgactcagggggtatTTCTCCAGCAGGTACTCGTCGCAGCCGCACACCTTGAGGATGTACTTGCCCTGATACTCCTGCACGCACATCTTGAGCTGCTCGTGGGACAGCAGCATGCTACGTGTCTTCTTGCGGATGGCCTCTGCGATCACGTGCTCCGGCACGCAGTCATGGTTGATCTTCAGCGTGTACTTCTGCTTGTCGTTGCTCGGTGACACGATGACCCATATGACCACTATGATTTGACCTGGAGGGAAAGCGGAATAAAGGTGTTATTAAAGTATCATAACGTGGTAATCCAAGTAAATGTAAGTTCAAGTCTTCCACCATCCAACCCGAAACATCACGCGTCACCAAACCACCATATATTTAAAACAAGTGGATGGTGGTTCTGTCAATGCTTACAATAGGCTATTTTGATACAATTGTAGGCTGTACGTGGCTGTGCTATTTTCCCTTTGCCACAGACCCCAAAACTTAATTGTGTCTCCCATGTCCTACCTTTGTCAAGCTTATTGAAGATGTGCTTAGGTAGTTCTACTGACGACTCTACATTGGGAGGATAGACGTACAACGCTCTACTGATGGGTCCGTTAGTGTCTCGGAGGTCCACAGACTCCTTGCAGACATTTAATATGTTCCTTCTAAAGTCCTGGACCTCTGCGTCCTTGACCAGGTCAAACTCGCATATCGGCATTCCTATGGCAAAACctgcacacacaaaaaaaagaatTTCATGCACTTCTACAGCTACATTTTATCAAGCTTTATCCTCTCAGTATTCATGAAATTTGAGGGCTTGATTTGAAAACGGCCTGAGGTCACACCATTCTCTGTGTGCTTATGAGACGTCAGTGACTTTGTATAAAGAATACAAGAGACATACCAATTTCTCGGTTGAGTATTTTCTCCTCTCGGTTGCCTACTGGCTCGATGACTTTCAGGAAGGCCTGAAAAAGCCTTAGGTCGCACAGTCTCCTCGTCTCATCGTAGaactcctctctctcagcctcttggGTAACGCTGACAAAGATGTAGGAGGTCTCCTCCTGTAGGAGGTGGTGGAGCGGATACTTCCTGGCCTCCTTGAAGAGTTCGTGTTTCACCGAAATGAGTGTGGCCTCACGTGTGCACTCCAATGTCAGAATCATCCCATTGGGGAGAAGGCAGTCCACCATGATGCTTGGGGGCATCAAGTGCATGCCCCATAGTTCCCCCGAAGATGGCCTGGGAGGCATGGTGGTCGGGTCGGCTGCTCCTCACTATGCTAATAATTACAATGAGTTGGGTCgaccagctggagagagagaggcaattaCATAAGATGCAGTGACCCATTTATAAAATTTCCATTCTGCATGAGATAGTTAGCTACTAAATATGTTTAATGAGAGCAGAGGCATTGAGTGCAAGTGCTCACTAATAACTATCATATTATAGCAGGCAGTTgcttacagtacattataaaatAAGTTATATTGTTCATTGTCCCAAAAAAATGGAAATGCATGGGGACAGCTCAAGCAGGAAACTACAGTTCCTCTTGGACAGATGTTGCTCGAAGAAAATATTTTTACATAACAATAGACAGTTTGATAGCTACGTGGAGAGGTTGACAGGTCACTCACTGTGTAATCTGACAAACTAACAGTGGTGAAGCAAAGTGTCACAAGTAATGGAACGGGAAGACTGTAGTTAGCTAGTTAAATGAAGTAGCTACCTAGCATGCTAACTAACAGTTAGCGGTTTAGAGAATTTTGTAACATCATTAATTATGTCCTATGGGTATATTAGGATGACACACGTTTGAGAACTAATCGGCAATTGTTATTTGCTCACTAGAATGCATCTATAGCTAGTGAGTGACAGGGTTAAACTTAGCTAACTAAAACACCGGTgccgctagctagctaacaaaccgctacgttagccattagcaAGCTAGTTGTTTGTGCAGACTTAGCTAGGCTAGCTGGCACAAGCTCAATGTCCAATGTCAATGCCTCATCATATTTACAACTAGCCGTGTTGTCGTCTCGTTAAATTATGTATTTATTAGTTATGATTGTCTTTTGACACCATTTTCTATTTTATGACAAAATACCTGGCATTTGCAGGCAAACAGTTTTGGTTATCGTCTCGCTCAAGTAACGCCCTGTTTTCAGTCATAACATGCAACTTTCTCCCGAGAACAGCTAGCAAATTTGAGGCAactgtgagctagctagctaaacaaaccATATTCCTACCCGTTTTAGACCTCAGTCGTAGCGCTGGCTTGCTACTCCATCCAAATGTCGGGACAGTCCGGTTTCTCAACAAAGACGTCTTTCACTGTCAATATGAATGTTTTCCCAAATAATACGTCCATTACATTCCATGTCGTGATGCCCAGCTAAATAGCGAAAAAACGGCATTTTGATTGCTCGCAAGCCGCTGGTCAGAGAGCTTCATGTTCGTTTGACAAAGCTGCCTGCCTGGCGGTTTCCACTAGCTTCTATAACCACAAAATCCAAATtgacaaaataaaatatatacagcTGTTTGGTCTTAATATAAGATTAGGGTTGAACATAAGGTTGGCAGTGTGGTataggttaggattaggtttaaaatacaattttaagAATATACATTTAAGAAATGGGCGGGGTTTAGGACTTTGCGGCTATAGAAACTAGTGACGACCATTGGAATCGGGCTTTTGACCTCGGAAGACATGATGCATAGAATGTTCTTTCTGCCTTCTATTCAAACAATTTATGCCATCTCACCAACAGCattttattaatacatttgacATACTATTTAAAAGTGTTAAAACACTCAAAAATATTTGCAAGAAAACACAGTCCTGAAATAAAAGCGTTATATTCTGACAGCATTGCAACAAatcaagtttttaaaaaatgcatGAGTACCATAAATAGGGTGATGTAAGACAGGGGTAGCCAACAGTAGTTGGTAGCCAGGAATGGTAAACAGGAGGGATGCATCTGTTTGAATGCTGGACGTGAACAAAACCCTGCACTTACAGTCCACCAGAACAATTAGTCCTACTGGTCACTCCTTATGGCTATCGATCCAAAa from Oncorhynchus keta strain PuntledgeMale-10-30-2019 chromosome 23, Oket_V2, whole genome shotgun sequence includes the following:
- the LOC118402342 gene encoding phosphatidylinositol 4,5-bisphosphate 3-kinase catalytic subunit alpha isoform-like, coding for MPPRPSSGELWGMHLMPPSIMVDCLLPNGMILTLECTREATLISVKHELFKEARKYPLHHLLQEETSYIFVSVTQEAEREEFYDETRRLCDLRLFQAFLKVIEPVGNREEKILNREIGFAIGMPICEFDLVKDAEVQDFRRNILNVCKESVDLRDTNGPISRALYVYPPNVESSVELPKHIFNKLDKGQIIVVIWVIVSPSNDKQKYTLKINHDCVPEHVIAEAIRKKTRSMLLSHEQLKMCVQEYQGKYILKVCGCDEYLLEKYPLSQYKYVRSCIMLGRMPNLMLMAKDSLYSQLPIDTFTMPSYARRISTATPYMNGETATKSLWTINGTLRIRILCATYVNVNIRDIDKIYVRTGIYHGGEQLCDNVNTQRVPCSNPRWNEWLNYDMYIPDIPRAARLCLSICSVKGRKGAKEEHCPLAWGNINLFDYTHTLVAGKMALNLWPVPHGLEDLLNAIGVTGSNPNKETPCLELEFDHFSNPVKFPDMPAIEEHANWNISRELGFNYCHTGLSNRLARDNPLTDSDNEQLRLVCNRDPLSEITEQEKDFLWRHRHYCVSIPEILPKILLAVKWNSRDEVAQMYCLLKDWPAIKPEQAMELLDCNFPDPMIRDFAVKCLEKYLTDDRLSQYLIQLVQVLKYEQYLDNPLARFLLKKALTNQRIGHFFFWHLKSEMHNKTVSQRFGLLLESYCRACGMYLKHLSRQVEAMEKLINLTDLLKQEKKDEAQKVQMKFLVEQMKRPDYMDALQSFTSPLNPAHQLGNLRLEECRMMSSAKRPLWLNWENPDMMSELLFQSNEIIFKNGDDLRQDMLTLQIIRIMENIWQNQGLDLRMLPYGCLSIGDCVGLIEVVRNSHTIMQIQCKGGLKGALQFNSHTLHQWLKDKNRGEMYDQAIDLFTRSCAGYCVATFILGIGDRHNSNIMVKDDGQLFHIDFGHFLDHKKKKFGYKRERVPFVLTQDFLIVISKGTQECTKTREFERFQEMCYKAYLAIRQHANLFINLFSMMLGSGMPELQSFDDIAYIRKTLALDKTEQEALDYFMKQMNDAHHGGWTTKMDWIFHTIRQHAMN